Proteins from a genomic interval of Pseudomonadota bacterium:
- the nadD gene encoding nicotinate-nucleotide adenylyltransferase, with amino-acid sequence MSAAESERGGRTGVLGGTFDPVHLGHLAVAEHAFASLQLNRVLFIPAARPPHKPDLKITPFVHRAAMLELALQDRPGFVLSTMEEKRSGPSFSVDTLRELRSVLGEAEKIFFLIGMDAFAEIATWKNYRLLPELCDLVVIDRPDFPLELMKKTVSLFDPDPPGTAGSPGRNRVRAGAFHALAMEPVDISSTRIRKTVGEGGAVRGLVPPGVADYIEKKGLYRV; translated from the coding sequence ATTTCAGCAGCAGAGTCAGAGCGCGGCGGAAGGACAGGGGTACTGGGCGGGACCTTCGACCCGGTCCACCTCGGGCATCTTGCGGTGGCGGAACATGCTTTTGCCTCGCTTCAGCTCAACCGGGTGCTGTTCATCCCTGCGGCAAGGCCTCCCCACAAACCTGATCTGAAAATCACCCCCTTTGTCCATCGGGCGGCCATGCTGGAACTGGCCCTGCAGGATCGGCCCGGTTTTGTCCTATCCACCATGGAGGAAAAGAGAAGCGGCCCTTCCTTTTCCGTTGATACCTTGCGAGAGCTGCGTTCTGTCCTCGGGGAAGCGGAAAAAATCTTTTTCCTGATCGGCATGGATGCCTTCGCCGAGATCGCGACCTGGAAAAATTATCGGCTCCTGCCGGAGTTGTGTGATCTGGTGGTGATCGACAGGCCCGATTTTCCGCTGGAGCTGATGAAAAAGACCGTTTCCCTGTTTGACCCCGACCCACCGGGGACTGCCGGCAGCCCTGGCAGGAATAGAGTTCGCGCGGGGGCGTTTCATGCCCTGGCGATGGAACCTGTGGACATTTCTTCGACCAGAATCCGGAAGACAGTTGGTGAGGGCGGGGCGGTGCGGGGTCTTGTCCCGCCGGGAGTTGCGGACTATATCGAGAAAAAAGGGCTGTACCGCGTATAG